A single window of Solanum dulcamara chromosome 5, daSolDulc1.2, whole genome shotgun sequence DNA harbors:
- the LOC129888798 gene encoding F-box/LRR-repeat protein At3g03360-like, translated as MEKRIMAIGDRLSNLPEPILIHILSMLPDGKEVVRSSVLSKRWRSLWMSVPVSLDFSFPEDTYFGLPESGEEEILDFVNSTNRELHYWRACQKIRKFNVVVNFSTPERFNKDVDFWVYFATKIAKVEDFTLECLSGYKLPQFAFQNTSMRNLRLQYCKVKLSPSVDVIWSNLVSLSVGHVKMTEGVMRNVLSGCPNLECLKLDFVWGFDRLEISNVKLEKLTLNSFETSEPDVWLEILAPYIQNLQLVGYSSGIRLKDVSSLVTAVFRLDFQFDFDEADRSEKKETSCLKELLHSVAHVTNLVLSPWCIKRISTLALEGFQHQPSSSRFLKLNTNYEELDLPGICSFLQSSSHVETLVIDWHHQDRGYIYPYYVKDKERQIKRFETHKFNCPLLHLKTIKFINLVGPLSVNKFVLPLVKYLLENAIVLEKFDIAARCKEIDVPLDQIKIEQELLSFPRSSSRASIIFSYQRSLPPLILHQSQQQQQQQPPQQPPHQSQHA; from the exons ATGGAGAAGAGAATCATGGCGATTGGAGATCGACTCAGCAATTTGCCTGAGCCAATTCTAATTCATATTCTTTCTATGTTGCCGGACGGTAAAGAAGTCGTTAGAAGCAGTGTATTATCTAAGCGATGGCGGTCTCTTTGGATGTCTGTACCGGTATCACTCGATTTCAGCTTCCCTGAGGATACCTATTTCGGCCTACCTGAGAGTGGTGAAGAGGAGATTCTCGATTTCGTGAATTCCACCAATAGAGAGCTTCATTATTGGAGGGCTTGCcagaaaatcagaaaattcAATGTGGTTGTCAATTTTTCTACCCCGGAAAGATTCAATAAAGATGTTGATTTCTGGGTATATTTTGCAACAAAAATAGCTAAAGTTGAAGATTTTACTCTTGAGTGTTTATCTGGATACAAGTTACCTCAGTTTGCATTTCAGAATACTTCGATGAGGAATTTGCGTTTACAGTACTGTAAAGTGAAGTTGAGCCCTTCCGTTGATGTGATCTGGAGTAATCTCGTTTCTCTTTCAGTTGGACACGTTAAAATGACGGAGGGTGTCATGAGAAATGTATTATCTGGTTGTCCTAACTTAGAGTGCTTGAAATTAGACTTTGTTTGGGGCTTTGATCGTCTTGAAATCAGCAATGTGAAGTTGGAAAAATTGACCTTAAACAGCTTTGAAACTAGTGAACCTGACGTTTGGCTTGAAATATTAGCCCCATATATTCAAAATTTGCAACTTGTGGGGTATTCCAGTGGGATACGCTTGAAAGATGTGTCTTCACTTGTCACTGCAGTCTTTCGCTTAGATTTTCAGTTTGATTTTGATGAGGCAGACAGATCGGAGAAGAAGGAGACGAGTTGTTTGAAGGAACTTCTTCACAGCGTTGCCCATGTCACGAATCTCGTATTGAGTCCGTGGTGCATCAAG CGCATTTCCACACTGGCGTTGGAAGGCTTCCAGCATCAACCATCGAGCTCGAGATTCTTAAAACTTAACACAAACTATGAAGAGTTGGACCTCCCAGGAATTTGCAGCTTTCTACAGAGTTCATCACATGTTGAGACATTGGTCATTGACTGGCACCATCAAGATCGAGGA TACATATATCCATATTATGTTAAGGATAAGGAAAGGCAAATCAAGAGGTTTGAGACACATAAATTTAACTGCCCATTGCTACATCTGAAGACTATCAAGTTCATTAACTTGGTTGGACCATTAAGTGTAAATAAGTTTGTTCTTCCATTGGTTAAATATTTGCTTGAGAATGCAATTGTGCTAGAAAAGTTCGACATAGCTGCCAGATGCAAAGAGATTGATGTGCCTCTCGATCAGATTAAAATTGAACAGGAGCTATTGAGCTTTCCAAGATCCTCTTCGCGCGCTTCAATTATCTTTTCTTATCAACGATCTTTGCCCCCTCTCATTTTGCATCagtcacaacaacaacaacaacaacaaccaccacaaCAACCACCACATCAATCACAACATGCTTAA